Proteins co-encoded in one Taeniopygia guttata chromosome 4, bTaeGut7.mat, whole genome shotgun sequence genomic window:
- the LOC140683908 gene encoding uncharacterized protein has protein sequence MEFIFLVLYFSFFLCLCALVCLYFSGCQEMTYKHEEACCGDIFWI, from the exons ATGGAGTTCATATttcttgttttatatttttctttttttctctgcctctgtgcTTTGGTGTGCCTATATTTTTCTGGCTGCCAAGAAATGACATATAAGCATGAAG AGGCATGTTGTGGAGACATTTTTTGGATTTGA